In Limisalsivibrio acetivorans, one genomic interval encodes:
- a CDS encoding rhodanese-like domain-containing protein, which translates to MRVISRLMVVLVLVASMAVIGCGQKPAAGPEEGAKGKSVAEQIEEAGFELVDTDEVKKIVGNGVYNKSRGTLIDARPERKYNQSHIPTALLIPDTQFEKYYGTLADHKVAKDDYIVTYCGGVNCIKSLHDANMLRDKGYTNIKIYLDGMPVWKKSGSYDEISFEYAKKLMTKDEAIFIDARPSRKFKQSTIPGSINIPDTHFDKMKDQLPADKNKLLVPFCGGYHCVKSHNVAKDLLKLGYKKVVVYAGGLPEWKKMGGPMDKAAVKKAAGGSGDAAVPTTGEQGVITKDYFRTLIDPASRPDNIHIIDVRSAQEYQSGHLEGSKNVHVNQIYEDNGCEKVKSQLPDSGILVLHCASGGRAGEMYYGLVEDCGIPMERVYFLDAQISFDSGQCTVQ; encoded by the coding sequence ATGCGTGTAATTAGCAGACTTATGGTAGTACTTGTTCTTGTGGCTTCTATGGCAGTTATCGGCTGCGGTCAGAAGCCTGCAGCTGGCCCCGAAGAGGGAGCTAAAGGCAAGAGCGTTGCAGAGCAGATCGAAGAGGCCGGATTTGAGCTGGTTGATACCGATGAGGTTAAGAAGATCGTCGGCAACGGTGTTTACAACAAATCAAGGGGTACTCTCATCGATGCTAGACCCGAGAGAAAGTACAACCAGTCACACATCCCCACAGCTCTTCTCATCCCCGACACTCAGTTTGAGAAGTACTATGGAACACTTGCAGACCACAAAGTTGCAAAAGATGACTACATAGTTACCTACTGCGGCGGCGTTAACTGCATCAAGTCACTTCATGATGCTAATATGCTTCGTGACAAGGGCTACACCAACATCAAGATCTACCTTGACGGTATGCCCGTATGGAAGAAGTCCGGTTCCTATGATGAGATCTCCTTTGAATATGCTAAGAAGCTTATGACAAAGGACGAGGCTATCTTCATAGATGCAAGACCTTCCAGAAAGTTCAAGCAGAGCACTATCCCCGGTTCCATCAATATCCCCGACACTCATTTCGACAAGATGAAGGACCAGCTCCCCGCTGACAAGAACAAGCTTCTTGTACCCTTCTGCGGCGGATACCACTGTGTTAAGTCCCACAATGTAGCTAAGGACCTCCTCAAGCTCGGATACAAGAAGGTTGTTGTATACGCAGGCGGACTTCCCGAGTGGAAGAAGATGGGCGGACCCATGGACAAGGCTGCTGTTAAGAAGGCTGCAGGCGGTTCCGGCGATGCTGCTGTTCCCACAACTGGCGAGCAGGGTGTTATCACTAAGGACTACTTCAGAACTCTTATCGACCCCGCAAGCAGACCCGACAACATCCATATCATCGATGTACGTTCCGCTCAGGAATACCAGTCAGGTCACCTTGAAGGTTCTAAGAACGTTCACGTAAACCAGATCTACGAAGATAACGGCTGTGAGAAGGTTAAGAGCCAGCTTCCCGATAGCGGAATCCTTGTTCTTCACTGCGCATCCGGCGGTAGAGCTGGTGAGATGTACTACGGCCTCGTTGAAGACTGCGGCATTCCCATGGAAAGAGTATACTTCCTTGACGCTCAGATCAGCTTCGACTCCGGTCAGTGCACCGTTCAGTAA
- the nrfD gene encoding NrfD/PsrC family molybdoenzyme membrane anchor subunit: MAHAADTHKESYLKSLITYNKDIPAIPFILLGLALCAVGGITAIMVFVNGHAEMYNVTRQVSWGLLISTYAYFVITSTGIAFIGGLGHAFGFEKYAMISRRIVVLATIVLLAGFTQILMELGNPLKMIYMMITPNFKAPIFWMGMFYGVELVILAVELFLIFKPNQTKADHKLAAVAGFLALLVGVLATSNLGFVFGSLNARPWFHGIHFSTFLVVSGITGGAALLILIHNIVYKFNVPSRLQPSMASLGKLMGGGIGVMIFLYLWKMITSIFNMPGDAYLSALSLIKGQLAAGFWIGEMGLAIIIPLVLIVFAKGNPKTLALAGFVFLIGLFFTRYNYVVAGQLPPMREGLPGSGVETNAMGLLAYSPSVSEWLIFALGFGVFFLLYFAAEKFLDLETKDHH, from the coding sequence ATGGCACACGCAGCAGATACTCATAAAGAGTCATATCTCAAGTCCTTGATTACCTATAACAAGGACATACCCGCCATCCCCTTTATACTCTTGGGGCTTGCACTTTGTGCAGTGGGCGGAATAACAGCAATCATGGTTTTCGTAAATGGCCATGCGGAAATGTACAACGTAACAAGGCAGGTCTCCTGGGGGCTGCTTATCTCCACATACGCCTATTTCGTGATTACCTCCACTGGAATCGCTTTCATCGGCGGACTCGGACATGCCTTCGGTTTTGAAAAATACGCGATGATAAGCAGAAGGATCGTGGTTCTCGCTACGATTGTACTTCTTGCAGGATTCACACAGATCCTTATGGAGCTCGGAAACCCGTTGAAGATGATCTACATGATGATCACTCCCAACTTCAAAGCTCCTATCTTCTGGATGGGTATGTTCTACGGTGTTGAGCTTGTTATCCTCGCCGTTGAGCTTTTCCTTATCTTCAAGCCCAACCAGACCAAGGCGGACCACAAACTCGCCGCTGTTGCCGGCTTCCTTGCACTCCTCGTAGGTGTGCTTGCCACAAGCAACCTCGGATTTGTTTTCGGTTCACTCAACGCACGCCCCTGGTTCCATGGAATCCACTTCTCCACCTTCCTCGTGGTTTCCGGTATAACAGGCGGTGCGGCACTGCTTATACTTATCCACAACATTGTATATAAGTTCAATGTACCCTCGCGTCTCCAGCCCTCCATGGCTTCCCTCGGCAAGCTTATGGGCGGCGGTATCGGTGTTATGATATTCCTCTACCTCTGGAAGATGATTACATCCATATTCAACATGCCCGGCGACGCTTACCTTTCAGCACTCTCCCTTATCAAGGGTCAGCTTGCTGCAGGTTTCTGGATAGGCGAGATGGGGCTTGCAATCATCATACCCCTTGTCCTTATCGTGTTTGCTAAAGGAAACCCCAAAACCCTTGCTTTGGCAGGTTTTGTTTTCCTTATTGGCCTTTTCTTCACCCGCTACAATTATGTAGTAGCCGGTCAGCTTCCCCCCATGAGGGAAGGGCTTCCCGGTTCCGGTGTGGAGACTAATGCCATGGGGCTTCTTGCATACAGCCCCTCCGTTTCTGAGTGGCTCATCTTTGCCCTCGGTTTTGGAGTGTTCTTCCTGCTTTACTTCGCTGCTGAGAAGTTTCTTGACCTTGAGACTAAGGACCACCACTAA
- a CDS encoding 4Fe-4S dicluster domain-containing protein — MSTKKYGIVLDTGKCINCKACTVACKFENVIHPGDDDYRIWVTQLEVQGAYPNLSLEFQPSQCQHCENTPCQSVCPTKATYKTEEGVVLVDYDKCILCKACITACPYDARYENESHHAIDKCTFCYHRLPEGREPACVETCPTKVRVFGDLNDPESDASKLLGDNYTYQLKPEKNTNPRLFYIK, encoded by the coding sequence ATGAGTACTAAAAAATACGGCATTGTCCTGGATACCGGGAAATGCATAAACTGCAAGGCCTGTACCGTGGCCTGCAAATTCGAGAACGTTATTCACCCCGGTGATGACGATTACAGGATATGGGTTACCCAGCTTGAGGTTCAGGGTGCTTACCCCAACCTCAGCCTTGAGTTTCAGCCCTCACAGTGTCAGCACTGCGAGAATACACCCTGTCAGAGTGTCTGCCCCACCAAGGCTACCTACAAGACGGAAGAGGGCGTTGTCCTTGTGGACTACGACAAATGTATCCTCTGCAAGGCCTGTATCACTGCGTGCCCCTATGATGCGAGATACGAAAACGAATCACATCATGCCATCGATAAGTGTACGTTCTGCTACCACAGGCTCCCCGAAGGAAGAGAACCCGCATGTGTTGAAACCTGCCCCACAAAGGTAAGGGTATTCGGCGACCTCAATGATCCCGAAAGTGACGCAAGCAAGCTCCTTGGCGACAACTACACCTATCAGCTCAAGCCGGAAAAGAATACTAACCCCCGGCTGTTCTACATTAAATAG
- a CDS encoding molybdopterin-containing oxidoreductase family protein: MKLSRRKFLAASGSALAATMVASNLSTFKAVASGGHQEAAPTGEVGEKHVASSCEMCVNKCGFYAHVVNGRIKKLNPNPKFFKSRAMLCARGNAGAEEPYNPERLKEPLLRVGKRGEGKWKKISYEEAFKIIAEKFAENKKKYENRSSVAFASSEGFQEGMFHFLVQSYGSLNTVRHPTLCLSSTIQGWSSVYGVYPDADLLNAMFVVMPGANRAEAFVTPDTIDFQKNKPKGQQLVVLDPRFTATAAKADKWYPVKPGTDLAFVLGMINVIIEEELYDKAFVDEYTHGFAELVEHVKQYTPEWAEKECEISAEEIRWTAREFAKYAPRSVVYPGRRTSWYVNDVYFRRACAIATAICGCWDTPGGIVPKSSVPLEKHDIMFPFYDLVQSRLDIESYGNFDNKMPEDERTASGLPMDSCTYLSEKDGSWLRFREAVLKGEPYPVTALIVYKQNLIEAVPNRAKTLEMLDKMDFIAMVDIQMSDTAYYADLVIPESTYLERWDPVHSLSGIWPIATFRQPCVEPVFKTKSMFEITGGIVEEMLKIDSLWDDTYEEDMEYFMDGVVNGILRKPMTEYIKYQLSEHSGAYEQMMKEGVFYLTDKAKYGKMRKPGARYKTRTGKIELYNVKYEKEGLDPLPVYRRPRQPKEGQFRFVLGRHGWNTHTGTQNNEFLWEIQKENTLWINSQEARKLNITDGDYVIVKSSVGEQKVKAEVTEKIRPDCVYYVHGFGRISKGLSLVYNVGASQAAILEDYIEPISGNSAMHETFVTITKA; the protein is encoded by the coding sequence ATGAAGCTCAGCCGTAGGAAATTTCTGGCGGCATCCGGTAGCGCACTTGCAGCAACCATGGTTGCCAGTAATCTGTCTACCTTTAAAGCCGTCGCCAGCGGTGGACATCAGGAAGCCGCTCCCACCGGCGAAGTGGGTGAGAAGCACGTTGCCTCTTCCTGCGAGATGTGTGTAAACAAGTGCGGGTTTTACGCACACGTTGTAAACGGTCGTATCAAGAAGCTCAACCCCAACCCCAAGTTCTTCAAGAGCCGCGCAATGCTTTGTGCGAGAGGAAATGCGGGTGCGGAAGAGCCCTACAACCCCGAAAGACTTAAGGAACCCCTTCTTCGCGTCGGCAAGAGAGGGGAGGGCAAGTGGAAGAAGATTTCCTACGAGGAAGCCTTCAAAATAATTGCCGAGAAATTTGCAGAGAACAAGAAGAAGTATGAGAACCGCTCAAGCGTTGCCTTTGCTTCATCAGAAGGTTTTCAGGAAGGGATGTTCCACTTCCTTGTTCAGTCCTACGGTTCCCTTAATACAGTAAGGCACCCCACCCTCTGTCTCTCGTCCACCATTCAGGGATGGTCGTCTGTTTACGGTGTTTACCCCGATGCAGACCTGCTCAACGCTATGTTCGTTGTAATGCCCGGTGCAAACAGGGCGGAGGCCTTTGTAACACCCGACACCATCGATTTCCAGAAGAACAAGCCCAAGGGTCAGCAGCTTGTTGTCCTCGATCCCCGTTTTACAGCCACAGCCGCAAAGGCGGACAAGTGGTATCCTGTAAAACCTGGAACGGATCTTGCGTTTGTTCTTGGTATGATAAATGTAATCATTGAAGAAGAGCTTTACGACAAAGCCTTCGTTGATGAATACACCCATGGATTTGCAGAGCTTGTGGAGCATGTCAAACAGTACACTCCCGAGTGGGCGGAGAAGGAATGTGAGATTTCCGCCGAGGAGATCCGCTGGACTGCGAGAGAGTTTGCAAAGTACGCTCCCCGTTCCGTTGTTTACCCCGGCAGAAGAACCTCCTGGTATGTAAACGACGTATACTTCCGCAGAGCCTGTGCCATTGCAACGGCTATATGCGGCTGCTGGGACACCCCCGGCGGTATCGTTCCCAAATCCTCTGTACCCCTCGAGAAGCACGACATCATGTTCCCCTTCTACGACCTTGTACAGAGCAGGCTTGATATAGAATCCTACGGCAACTTCGACAACAAGATGCCCGAAGATGAGAGGACAGCATCCGGTCTTCCCATGGATTCCTGTACATACCTCAGCGAGAAGGACGGCAGCTGGCTCCGCTTCAGAGAGGCAGTTCTTAAGGGGGAGCCCTATCCCGTAACCGCTCTCATTGTATACAAGCAGAACCTTATTGAGGCTGTTCCCAACAGAGCCAAGACCCTTGAGATGCTTGATAAGATGGACTTCATAGCTATGGTGGATATACAGATGTCTGACACTGCCTACTACGCAGACCTCGTTATTCCTGAGTCCACTTACCTTGAGAGATGGGACCCTGTACACAGCCTCAGCGGCATATGGCCCATAGCCACTTTCCGCCAGCCATGTGTTGAGCCCGTATTCAAGACCAAGTCCATGTTCGAGATAACAGGTGGAATCGTTGAGGAGATGCTTAAGATAGACTCCCTCTGGGACGACACCTACGAAGAGGATATGGAATACTTCATGGACGGAGTTGTGAACGGAATACTTCGCAAGCCCATGACAGAATACATCAAATATCAGCTTAGCGAGCACTCCGGTGCCTACGAGCAGATGATGAAAGAAGGCGTCTTCTACCTTACTGACAAGGCGAAATACGGCAAGATGAGAAAGCCCGGCGCCAGATACAAGACCAGAACAGGCAAGATCGAGCTGTACAACGTTAAGTATGAGAAGGAAGGTCTTGATCCCCTTCCCGTATACAGAAGACCCAGACAGCCTAAGGAAGGTCAGTTCAGATTCGTTCTCGGACGTCACGGCTGGAACACCCACACAGGAACACAGAACAACGAGTTCCTCTGGGAGATCCAGAAGGAGAACACACTCTGGATAAACAGCCAGGAAGCACGCAAGCTCAATATTACCGACGGCGACTATGTCATCGTTAAGAGCAGCGTGGGCGAGCAGAAGGTTAAGGCCGAAGTTACAGAAAAGATCAGGCCTGACTGCGTATACTATGTGCACGGTTTCGGCCGTATCTCCAAGGGCCTCAGCCTCGTTTACAACGTGGGCGCTTCACAGGCGGCTATCCTTGAGGACTACATAGAGCCGATCTCCGGTAACTCTGCTATGCACGAAACCTTCGTAACCATCACAAAGGCATAA
- a CDS encoding DUF3373 domain-containing protein, which yields MKKFLIAILAVLVASTAAFAAEPSLEELKKEIAELQEDIDSISRRVSKNERHTAVDRVNIKAELRTRLDSVSYKDVQALPAYANDMMGLWLRDVLVAGGGADAPWDQTGMTGQPDMWNDAFMAEYGQDFGMLYSNLMGTSPEAQEFQQNFGALVGQVGPGTDPSDFVESDWVDDMVDFAGMTGAMMDANMNGYSDYQDFVVTVGTMNGLDMSNPEQAAQAQQMANMMAFSYLFSDRTLTAGEAQVMKSMFKGVEPRSYDTENSSMFTNKFRLRLNSKVNSNLSFTGRLVMYKAWGDTSQVKFFDGTFKSMYLDGNSGSVPSDDSLHVERAYFVYKNHIGNVGWHFSLGRRPSTYGPGYENHEFSTLGGSPLASIIQWNFDGGSLGIDFDYWVPGSFIKFCYGKGFEGQWGTGNALSANNGLTSYSNVDDVEFGGLIVKFYDDEKYKFWYNYARGFGVTDGFTGLVAMPYYISGTDYNMDGAYDEYEFNPNWGGYASRFEPTSEIGDIEMHALLAQGENFGFDWFLSYNMSKTHPDGRSQNPMFQFMEQDQLLGSDDSESGHMIWVGVMTPDIPVVGGRLGFEYNKGSKNWINFTGAEDDVVASKLATRGSVYEVYYHRPVVGSRLFATIGYQRFDYDYTGSGNPMGSPTDINDVNGLHAMMPVVDKVEKFYGSFTYSF from the coding sequence ATGAAAAAGTTTCTAATTGCTATTCTGGCGGTGCTTGTTGCATCGACTGCGGCATTTGCGGCCGAGCCTTCACTCGAAGAGCTGAAGAAAGAGATCGCGGAGCTTCAGGAAGATATCGACAGCATCAGCAGGCGTGTATCCAAAAACGAAAGACACACGGCTGTGGACAGGGTTAACATCAAGGCAGAGCTCAGAACAAGGCTTGATTCAGTAAGCTACAAGGATGTTCAGGCTCTTCCCGCATACGCTAACGACATGATGGGCCTCTGGCTCAGAGATGTTCTCGTTGCAGGCGGCGGCGCAGATGCTCCCTGGGATCAAACAGGTATGACCGGTCAGCCCGACATGTGGAACGATGCTTTCATGGCCGAATATGGTCAGGATTTCGGCATGCTCTACAGCAACCTTATGGGAACCTCTCCCGAAGCTCAGGAGTTCCAGCAGAACTTCGGCGCTCTCGTAGGACAGGTTGGCCCCGGTACAGACCCTTCAGACTTTGTTGAGTCCGACTGGGTGGATGACATGGTCGATTTCGCCGGCATGACCGGTGCGATGATGGATGCCAACATGAACGGCTACAGCGACTATCAGGACTTCGTTGTAACTGTCGGCACCATGAACGGCCTTGATATGTCCAATCCCGAGCAGGCTGCTCAGGCCCAGCAGATGGCGAACATGATGGCCTTCTCTTACCTCTTCAGCGACAGAACTCTTACTGCCGGTGAGGCTCAGGTTATGAAGTCTATGTTCAAAGGCGTAGAGCCCAGATCATACGACACAGAGAACAGCTCCATGTTCACAAACAAGTTCAGGCTCCGTCTGAACAGCAAGGTAAACAGCAATCTTTCTTTCACCGGCCGTCTTGTTATGTACAAGGCGTGGGGTGACACAAGCCAGGTTAAGTTCTTCGACGGCACATTCAAAAGTATGTACCTCGATGGCAACTCCGGCTCTGTTCCCTCAGACGACAGTCTCCACGTTGAAAGAGCATACTTCGTCTACAAAAATCACATCGGAAACGTAGGCTGGCACTTCTCCCTCGGTAGAAGACCCTCAACCTACGGCCCCGGATATGAGAACCACGAGTTCTCCACACTCGGCGGTTCACCACTCGCTTCCATTATCCAGTGGAACTTCGATGGCGGCTCACTCGGTATCGATTTCGATTACTGGGTGCCCGGTTCATTCATCAAGTTCTGCTACGGTAAAGGCTTCGAAGGTCAGTGGGGAACCGGAAACGCACTTTCCGCAAACAACGGTCTCACATCCTACTCCAACGTAGATGATGTTGAGTTCGGCGGACTCATCGTTAAGTTCTATGACGACGAGAAGTACAAGTTCTGGTACAATTATGCGAGAGGCTTCGGCGTAACCGATGGTTTCACAGGCCTTGTAGCAATGCCCTACTACATTTCCGGTACAGATTATAACATGGACGGTGCTTACGACGAGTACGAGTTCAACCCGAACTGGGGCGGATACGCTTCCAGGTTCGAGCCCACCTCCGAGATTGGTGACATCGAGATGCATGCACTCCTCGCACAGGGTGAGAACTTCGGCTTCGACTGGTTCCTTTCATACAACATGAGTAAGACCCATCCGGACGGAAGGTCTCAGAACCCCATGTTCCAGTTTATGGAGCAGGATCAGCTTCTCGGTTCTGACGACAGCGAATCCGGACACATGATCTGGGTTGGTGTTATGACTCCTGATATCCCCGTTGTTGGCGGACGCCTCGGCTTCGAATACAACAAGGGTAGCAAAAACTGGATCAACTTCACCGGCGCAGAGGATGACGTAGTAGCAAGTAAGCTCGCCACACGCGGTAGTGTGTACGAGGTATACTACCACCGTCCCGTTGTAGGCAGCCGTCTTTTCGCCACCATTGGCTATCAGAGGTTCGACTACGACTACACCGGCAGCGGTAACCCCATGGGTTCACCCACAGATATCAACGATGTGAACGGACTTCATGCGATGATGCCCGTTGTTGATAAGGTGGAGAAGTTCTACGGCTCCTTCACTTACTCATTCTAA
- a CDS encoding TorD/DmsD family molecular chaperone — MSSMAEFKSALNEEDAVKAGEILSKAEPDKEGLKSLSSVFMFLSVIFRYPEDTVYETIDKYSPEFQEFISEYTDRALVPGKQIDMETEYVKLFINDYGGVKATPYASVYMGDEQLLWGDDMVRLKNIMAAEGFMRDESVKELEDHVYLVLEFFGLVLEKVADEENSDCRLGSLSTLLSVSRDFFPVFAGPFADKVIAETETEFYKTASMLLKGFLNDTENILEELIFN; from the coding sequence ATGAGCAGCATGGCAGAGTTCAAGTCAGCTCTCAATGAAGAGGATGCGGTTAAGGCCGGAGAGATTCTCTCTAAGGCGGAGCCCGATAAGGAAGGCCTTAAAAGCCTCTCATCCGTGTTCATGTTCCTTTCGGTTATATTCAGGTATCCTGAGGATACCGTTTATGAAACCATAGATAAATACTCCCCCGAGTTCCAGGAGTTCATTTCTGAATACACTGACAGGGCGCTGGTTCCCGGGAAGCAGATCGATATGGAGACGGAGTATGTGAAGCTCTTCATCAACGATTACGGCGGCGTTAAAGCCACCCCCTATGCCTCTGTGTATATGGGTGATGAACAGCTTCTCTGGGGTGATGATATGGTTCGTCTTAAGAACATCATGGCGGCCGAAGGCTTCATGCGTGATGAGAGCGTTAAGGAGCTTGAGGACCATGTCTATCTTGTGCTTGAGTTTTTCGGCCTCGTGCTCGAGAAGGTTGCGGATGAAGAGAACAGCGATTGCCGCCTTGGATCGTTAAGTACACTTCTGAGCGTATCGAGGGATTTTTTCCCCGTTTTCGCAGGCCCTTTTGCCGATAAGGTTATCGCGGAAACAGAGACGGAATTCTATAAAACGGCATCAATGCTTCTGAAAGGTTTTCTGAACGATACAGAGAACATTTTGGAAGAACTTATATTTAATTAA
- a CDS encoding NAD(P)/FAD-dependent oxidoreductase, with amino-acid sequence MSRLSRRTFLKGTAAAVGAVGLAGCVNVDVNVSKKKEIIMPKGGKRVVVLGAGWGGTTAAKYCKLTDPSIEVILIEKLDKFVSCPASNWVIGGFKALSDITFSYNDLASNNGIKLLKTEALGLEPANKIIVTDAGKVEYDKLIVSPGVSFMYDQIEGWKDSAMDDFPHAYKAGPQTQLLRDKLVAMKNGENVVLTVPPKPYRCPPGPYERISLIANYLKNHKTGSKIIVLDPNDGIVSKGKLFMDGWNAYYSDVIEYITLAPLKGIDRKNKVLQTEKGEFKAGVANIIPAMKAGDFAYKAGLVPEGERWAKVNAYNFESEVYKDVHVIGDSTHAGSVGPVPKSGFVANSMGKACALAVVYALNGQEQLPPSLANTCYSLINEEEAIFVSAVYDYDPSVKRIMKTGGGLSPDRREIFGKHARDWTLSIWSDMLT; translated from the coding sequence ATGAGCAGATTAAGCAGAAGAACTTTTCTGAAGGGAACCGCTGCGGCCGTTGGTGCGGTTGGTCTGGCGGGATGTGTTAATGTCGATGTAAACGTCTCCAAGAAAAAAGAGATAATAATGCCCAAAGGGGGCAAGCGTGTTGTTGTACTAGGAGCCGGTTGGGGGGGTACAACAGCTGCGAAGTACTGTAAGCTCACCGATCCTTCCATCGAGGTTATATTGATAGAGAAACTGGACAAGTTTGTCTCATGTCCCGCAAGCAACTGGGTTATAGGCGGGTTTAAGGCACTCTCAGATATAACATTCAGCTACAACGACCTTGCTTCAAATAACGGCATAAAGCTCCTTAAAACAGAGGCTCTCGGGCTTGAGCCTGCCAATAAGATCATCGTTACGGATGCAGGAAAAGTGGAGTACGACAAGCTTATCGTATCCCCCGGCGTCAGCTTTATGTATGACCAGATAGAGGGGTGGAAGGATTCTGCCATGGACGATTTCCCCCATGCATATAAGGCCGGACCCCAGACACAACTCCTCCGGGATAAGCTGGTGGCTATGAAGAACGGCGAGAATGTTGTGCTCACCGTACCGCCTAAGCCTTACAGATGCCCCCCCGGACCCTATGAGCGCATATCACTCATAGCAAACTATCTTAAGAACCATAAAACGGGCTCGAAGATCATCGTTCTTGATCCCAATGACGGGATAGTTTCCAAGGGTAAGCTCTTTATGGACGGCTGGAATGCTTATTACAGCGATGTTATCGAATATATAACCCTTGCGCCCCTCAAAGGTATCGACAGGAAGAACAAGGTTCTCCAAACCGAGAAGGGTGAGTTTAAGGCGGGAGTAGCCAACATCATTCCCGCTATGAAGGCAGGAGATTTCGCATATAAGGCTGGGCTTGTGCCCGAAGGGGAGCGTTGGGCAAAGGTGAATGCATATAACTTCGAATCGGAGGTTTATAAGGATGTCCATGTAATCGGCGACTCTACCCATGCGGGATCCGTGGGCCCTGTTCCGAAGTCGGGCTTCGTTGCAAACAGCATGGGCAAAGCATGCGCACTGGCAGTTGTTTATGCCCTTAACGGGCAGGAACAGCTACCTCCGAGCCTTGCAAATACGTGTTACAGCCTCATAAACGAAGAGGAAGCGATATTTGTATCAGCAGTTTACGATTATGACCCCTCAGTAAAACGTATCATGAAAACAGGTGGAGGTCTCTCACCAGATCGCAGAGAGATCTTCGGCAAGCACGCCAGGGACTGGACGTTAAGTATATGGTCCGATATGCTGACATAG
- a CDS encoding c-type cytochrome: MKKIIIAVLALAAAFALPAFADETGERMAKTCAGCHGTNGASPGDYIPTIGGQNEVYLEETMAGYKQGARPESVEMNLMASGYTDEQLDSISAWYAGKEWVSSDSKLEEFNVDASVELIEDTGCADCHMSDGTGVDEIPRIAGQNPGYLREVLKRYKNGEIKSEEMSVMQEVSEIEIRALAAYYSALGRNK, encoded by the coding sequence ATGAAAAAGATCATTATTGCTGTGCTGGCCCTTGCTGCCGCATTCGCTCTGCCCGCCTTTGCGGATGAGACAGGGGAGAGGATGGCGAAGACCTGTGCAGGATGCCACGGAACAAACGGAGCTTCACCCGGTGACTATATACCCACCATCGGTGGACAGAACGAGGTTTATCTTGAGGAAACCATGGCTGGCTACAAGCAGGGAGCCAGACCCGAAAGCGTTGAGATGAACCTTATGGCCTCCGGCTACACCGATGAACAGCTCGATTCCATAAGCGCATGGTACGCCGGGAAAGAGTGGGTCAGCTCCGACAGTAAGCTTGAGGAATTCAATGTTGATGCTTCCGTTGAGCTGATAGAGGATACCGGGTGTGCAGACTGTCACATGAGTGACGGCACGGGTGTTGATGAGATACCGAGGATTGCAGGCCAGAATCCGGGTTACCTCCGTGAGGTGCTTAAGCGTTATAAGAACGGCGAGATCAAATCCGAAGAGATGAGCGTTATGCAAGAAGTAAGTGAGATCGAGATAAGGGCTCTTGCCGCCTATTATTCAGCACTTGGGAGGAACAAATGA
- the rpsT gene encoding 30S ribosomal protein S20, whose protein sequence is MAHTLSAKKRIRQNEKRNLANRAYKSRMKTTIKKFLSAVESGDKETAAKAYLDAERTIRKIASKGVIHKNQASRRVSRLATRLSSMA, encoded by the coding sequence GTGGCACATACACTTTCTGCTAAGAAGCGTATCAGGCAGAACGAAAAAAGAAATCTGGCCAACAGGGCTTACAAGTCCAGAATGAAGACAACCATAAAAAAATTCCTCAGCGCCGTTGAATCAGGCGACAAGGAAACTGCGGCCAAGGCTTATCTTGACGCCGAGAGAACTATCAGAAAGATAGCTTCCAAGGGTGTCATCCACAAAAACCAGGCGTCCAGAAGGGTTTCAAGACTCGCAACACGCCTCAGCTCCATGGCCTAA
- the ybaK gene encoding Cys-tRNA(Pro) deacylase produces MADKFPVTQAVRVFRKEKVDYEPFMYDYEEKGGTAQSAEVLGVDEHNVIKTIIMEDEGGNPAIVLMHGDKEISAKNLARHIGVKKMQPCQPDIANKHTGYIVGGTSPFGTKKKMRVYAEKTIFDRPVIFINGGKRGFLVSMKPSELERVLKPEKVEATAE; encoded by the coding sequence ATGGCGGATAAATTCCCTGTAACCCAGGCAGTAAGAGTGTTTCGTAAGGAAAAAGTGGATTATGAACCCTTCATGTACGACTATGAGGAAAAGGGGGGCACAGCCCAGAGTGCGGAGGTTCTCGGGGTAGATGAGCATAACGTTATCAAGACGATTATTATGGAGGATGAGGGCGGGAATCCTGCAATCGTTCTTATGCATGGCGATAAAGAGATCTCGGCAAAGAACCTTGCAAGGCATATCGGCGTAAAGAAGATGCAGCCCTGCCAGCCGGATATTGCCAATAAGCACACTGGCTATATTGTCGGCGGTACATCACCCTTCGGTACAAAGAAGAAGATGAGGGTTTATGCAGAGAAGACGATCTTCGATCGCCCTGTTATTTTTATCAACGGCGGCAAGAGGGGATTTCTTGTCTCCATGAAGCCTTCGGAGCTTGAGCGGGTATTAAAGCCGGAGAAGGTTGAAGCCACTGCGGAATAG